Part of the Drosophila pseudoobscura strain MV-25-SWS-2005 chromosome 2, UCI_Dpse_MV25, whole genome shotgun sequence genome, CTCTGGCCCAGATGTACGAACAGAATCCAGATCTAATCAATTCGATTTTCAATATGTTGGCCGCGAACATCACACAGTTGGCTGAAGCGTAAGTTGCAGTGTACCTTAAGAGATATTTTTGTTGAGCTTAAACGAGTTTGGGTTTTCCACAGCTTGGACAACGACTGGTCAACAACTGCCGTAGTGATAAGCGATCTGGCGGAGTACTTCACCACCCGAGAGCAGTACCAACTGCTGAGCAATTTCTACGATACCAATCACTTGCTCTTTGGCCAGTCGGCATCTGTGCTGAGCAATGCTCTGGAGACGGTTGACCAAAACGTGCAATGGGCCGAGATGCGCCTGGACAGACTGGCCTACTACTTGGGCAAAAGGAATGGCGGACAGCAGTCGGCCCAAGTGCTTGTGATGCTGTTGGCGTTGCCCATGCTATTGGCCTGGCTCTGATATTTTGTGATTAAGTATAGGAAATAAATGATTAACCCTCCGTCAGGCACAGCGGGATAAATGCTTTTTTCTTGTACGCAATTACTAGGCAAAAAGGTTTGGTTAGTGCCCGCTTTATTAGGCCATAATTCATACGGCAAAGCGGCCATTAGAGCGGCGTCCACAGGCGGCGGCACCAGCCATGCGAGCCTCCTCTATAAAAGACCCAAAGCGGCAGGCAGCGTTTTCCATTTCCTGTAGCGGAGAATCACGGCAGTGTCACCAAAAATGTTGCGCCACTTGCTACGCCACGAGAACAACAAAGTGTTTGTCCTGATTCTACTGTACTGCGTCCTGGTCAGCATACTGAAGCTGTGCACCGCTCAGGCTGACAACGCCGTGGCCCCACCGGAAAATGGTACACGCTATACACACATTAGTTATCGCTTTTGACTTACCCGCTCTGCTCCTTCTGCGTCCATTGCAGACATCACGCATCTCGGCGATGACTGCCAGGTGACGCCAGTAATACATGTGCTCCAGTATCCTGGCTGCGTTCCAAAGCCGATTCCATCATTCGCCTGTGTGGGTCGCTGCGCCAGTTACATCCAGGTGAGCACCTTTTGGTTGTGCGAGGCACAAAATTAAACCTCTCTACACGGATATCTCAGGTATCGGGAAGCAAAATCTGGCAGATGGAGCGTTCCTGCATGTGCTGCCAGGAATCTGGCGAGCGCGAGGCAGCAGTCTCGCTCTTCTGTCCCAAGGTGAAGCCGGGCGAGCGGAAATTCAAGAAGGTGCTGACCAAGGCGCCATTGGAGTGCATGTGCCGTCCGTGCACCTCCATCGAGGAGTCTGGCATTATACCGCAAGAGATAGCCGGCTATTCGGACGAGGGTCCCCTCAACAATCATTTCCGACGCATTGCACTGCAGTAGAGGTAGAGCACATCACAATCACATTCAACTTTGCAtagtaaaatataaaaataaactacATTTGTCGCAGGTTCTTGTTAATATTTATGTCAtattttaaaaacttttccaaattTGGTTAAAAGCGATGGCCAAAAATACTTTGAAGTCGACCGCAAAATTTGGTTCCCTGAACCGAACTATGTTATGCTGCTTTCGCGCCTAACAGCACCTCATTCTAC contains:
- the Burs gene encoding bursicon, with product MLRHLLRHENNKVFVLILLYCVLVSILKLCTAQADNAVAPPENDITHLGDDCQVTPVIHVLQYPGCVPKPIPSFACVGRCASYIQVSGSKIWQMERSCMCCQESGEREAAVSLFCPKVKPGERKFKKVLTKAPLECMCRPCTSIEESGIIPQEIAGYSDEGPLNNHFRRIALQ